A region from the Salidesulfovibrio onnuriiensis genome encodes:
- a CDS encoding DUF6538 domain-containing protein, with the protein MPSYLTLHGTTYHFRFFVPEALQPVIGQKVVKMSLRTGRKRLAKRKAGQLASAARKIILKAKESEFMDMQQLQRSLRTYLKYLLDMDDVLRAVPVEIENDESHAELFFDTIQQGLRKSDNASIKHFVDEFLSMTGHASLSENSLEYNLLARQMHKILVQFAHVGKLRAEGDVIAEQDYLDKLFPDAVSDGQTHAAAPTSTGRQQASESKDVLIEGLIEAFTGATDTTPETRDKYNTTIREFLAITSIRNIAEINHPVLRDYIEVLKSLPPNYAKLYAETPVLEVAQMSHEKTVTARTVNDKIGIMGRFFKWAINQGYMEINYADGKRLPKGKPQHSTHEPYTIDDLRKMFNALQYVKDSFRSPYQFWMVPLALYTGARQSELAQLRCKDVYQPEEGIWAIRVMPDDDDESSSVKTVNAIRTIPLHPVLTEQLNFHAFVRRVRRAGNDRVFPEIKPRQGKYGKVVSQWFNDRFKKNLDLQPPRSGFKKDFHSFRNTFIDAAKQARVEISMIEETVGHASALGMRQQSMSGDYYANEYSERIRYEELMLKVNFDIDLSHLKKSKYTK; encoded by the coding sequence ATGCCCAGCTATCTGACCCTGCATGGAACCACCTATCACTTCCGTTTTTTCGTCCCAGAGGCACTACAACCTGTCATCGGCCAGAAGGTTGTCAAAATGAGCCTCAGAACGGGCCGCAAACGCCTTGCCAAACGCAAGGCAGGGCAGTTAGCCTCTGCTGCCCGAAAAATCATTCTGAAGGCAAAGGAGAGCGAATTCATGGACATGCAGCAATTACAGCGAAGTCTTCGCACCTACTTAAAATATTTGCTCGATATGGATGATGTCCTACGTGCGGTTCCTGTCGAGATCGAGAATGACGAAAGCCATGCAGAACTCTTCTTTGACACCATCCAGCAAGGATTGAGGAAATCCGACAATGCGAGCATCAAGCATTTCGTTGACGAATTCCTCTCCATGACCGGGCATGCCTCCCTTTCTGAGAATTCCCTGGAGTACAATCTGCTGGCTCGGCAGATGCACAAAATTCTCGTCCAATTTGCCCACGTAGGCAAACTCCGGGCCGAAGGAGACGTCATCGCTGAACAGGATTATCTCGACAAGCTGTTCCCGGACGCGGTCTCCGATGGACAGACTCATGCCGCTGCCCCCACGTCGACAGGGCGGCAACAGGCATCCGAGTCCAAGGATGTGTTGATTGAGGGGTTGATCGAAGCCTTTACTGGCGCAACCGACACGACTCCCGAGACCAGGGACAAGTACAACACCACGATCAGGGAATTTCTTGCGATCACCTCGATCCGAAACATTGCCGAAATCAACCATCCAGTCTTGCGAGACTACATCGAGGTGCTGAAATCTCTGCCGCCGAACTACGCGAAACTATATGCAGAAACGCCCGTTCTTGAAGTCGCCCAAATGAGTCACGAGAAGACGGTGACAGCAAGAACCGTCAACGACAAAATCGGTATCATGGGAAGATTCTTCAAGTGGGCCATCAACCAAGGATACATGGAGATCAATTACGCTGACGGCAAGAGACTCCCAAAAGGCAAGCCGCAGCATTCCACGCATGAGCCGTACACCATTGACGATCTCCGGAAGATGTTCAATGCCCTGCAATACGTGAAGGATTCATTTCGCTCGCCGTATCAATTCTGGATGGTTCCTCTTGCCCTCTACACAGGTGCCAGACAATCCGAGTTGGCCCAACTACGCTGTAAGGACGTTTACCAGCCCGAAGAAGGAATATGGGCAATCCGCGTCATGCCCGATGACGACGACGAATCATCAAGTGTGAAGACGGTCAACGCTATTCGTACCATTCCCCTCCATCCGGTTCTGACCGAGCAACTCAATTTTCACGCCTTCGTAAGGCGGGTCCGCAGGGCAGGGAATGACCGCGTCTTCCCGGAGATCAAGCCACGGCAGGGAAAGTATGGAAAGGTAGTCTCTCAGTGGTTCAACGACAGATTCAAAAAAAACCTCGATTTGCAACCTCCGAGGTCCGGATTCAAAAAAGACTTCCACAGCTTCAGAAACACCTTCATTGATGCCGCCAAACAGGCCCGGGTGGAAATCTCCATGATTGAGGAAACGGTCGGACACGCCAGCGCATTGGGAATGAGGCAACAGTCGATGTCAGGAGACTACTACGCCAACGAGTACAGCGAACGCATCCGGTACGAAGAACTGATGCTGAAGGTGAATTTCGACATCGACCTGAGTCACTTGAAAAAATCCAAGTACACAAAATAA
- a CDS encoding CRISPR-associated helicase/endonuclease Cas3: MTYYAHSGRTAQKGRPAVSPHPYADHVRAVIKQAVRSATEMVQYLNDDEQRVSLVNAVEQAARFHDLGKLGKQNNDMLSRTYGEDQPSRLPVNHVDAGVAHLLAEEAYDSALLTWSHHRGLPDRIAETCRHFPFRDAVIREEVDSELTILLDRHFKCVPNDGSRSGGTLPFAAKASLDWRFALSCLVDADHGDTATHFHSERIPEFRPTLRAEERLARLDQFIERLSATAEQCERNSVRASIYQSVRNASANMGVVACDSPVGTGKTLSIMGHLLKVAAVNGLRRIFVVLPFTNIIDQAVAVYREALVLEGEDPEQVVSAHHHRAEFESPESRSLAYLWRAPIVVVTAVQFFETMAAASTGALRKLHEFPGAAVFVDEAHAAMPADLWLPAWGWVRASCERWNCHWVLASGSLTRFWELQPFRSVEDLLGISHVEVPELVSSDVRSKAVSVEKGRVRYESLPQSLGLDDLANLVMDTPGPRVVVMNTVRGAAKLALRLSSILGREAVEHLSTALCPRDRASTLGRVRERLDAGDENWTLVATSCVEAGVDISFRNGFRERFGLCNLLQLGGRVCREARAVGIVYDFVLKAEEVFPHPGAQKPALALKTLVAQGKVGPAYCKEALDMEIKLSGEREECSRGYAIAGLDFNGEFKEVQRRFRIIDSDTRMVVIDRPTVESLQQGRHVSKSTLQDVSVQIWSNQIEKLPVQDVDGYPDLYVWNGAYDEFLGYLAE, encoded by the coding sequence ATGACGTACTACGCACATAGCGGCCGGACGGCTCAAAAGGGTCGTCCGGCAGTTTCGCCCCACCCTTATGCGGACCACGTCAGGGCTGTAATCAAGCAGGCTGTGCGCTCTGCCACGGAGATGGTGCAATATCTCAATGACGACGAACAACGCGTCTCTTTGGTAAATGCGGTTGAGCAGGCGGCTCGGTTTCACGATCTTGGAAAGCTGGGCAAGCAGAACAACGATATGTTGTCTCGGACGTATGGCGAGGACCAGCCCTCACGATTGCCTGTGAACCATGTGGATGCAGGTGTCGCGCATTTGTTGGCCGAAGAGGCCTATGATTCGGCGTTGTTGACTTGGTCGCATCATAGAGGACTTCCCGACCGTATAGCCGAGACTTGTCGCCATTTCCCGTTTCGTGATGCTGTTATCCGTGAAGAAGTTGATAGCGAGTTGACGATTTTGCTGGATCGGCATTTCAAGTGTGTCCCGAATGATGGAAGCCGTTCAGGTGGCACATTGCCATTTGCGGCAAAGGCGTCGCTGGATTGGAGGTTCGCACTTTCATGTTTGGTCGATGCCGATCATGGCGATACGGCAACACATTTTCATAGTGAACGGATACCTGAATTCCGGCCTACGCTTCGTGCGGAAGAACGCCTGGCGCGATTGGATCAGTTCATCGAGCGCTTGTCTGCCACAGCCGAACAATGTGAGAGAAATTCCGTTCGGGCCAGTATCTACCAAAGTGTTCGAAATGCTTCGGCTAACATGGGTGTCGTCGCCTGTGATAGTCCTGTGGGAACCGGAAAAACATTAAGTATTATGGGGCATCTTCTCAAAGTCGCGGCGGTCAACGGTCTTCGTCGTATATTTGTGGTTTTGCCCTTTACAAACATTATCGATCAGGCGGTGGCGGTGTATCGGGAAGCTCTTGTTCTGGAGGGCGAAGACCCCGAGCAGGTGGTGAGTGCTCACCATCACCGGGCTGAGTTTGAATCCCCCGAGTCGCGTTCCTTGGCATACTTGTGGCGAGCTCCTATTGTCGTGGTCACTGCCGTACAGTTTTTCGAAACTATGGCAGCGGCATCCACAGGGGCGCTTCGCAAGTTGCACGAGTTTCCGGGGGCAGCTGTTTTTGTGGACGAAGCACATGCGGCCATGCCTGCGGATTTGTGGCTTCCTGCCTGGGGATGGGTCCGGGCCAGTTGTGAGCGGTGGAATTGTCATTGGGTGTTGGCCTCCGGCTCCCTTACGCGTTTTTGGGAATTGCAGCCTTTTCGGAGTGTCGAGGATTTGCTCGGCATAAGCCACGTTGAGGTTCCTGAGCTTGTGTCGTCCGACGTTCGTTCAAAAGCAGTCTCTGTCGAAAAGGGGAGGGTTAGGTATGAATCCCTCCCCCAGTCGCTCGGACTTGATGATTTGGCGAATCTGGTCATGGATACTCCTGGGCCGCGTGTCGTGGTTATGAATACCGTTCGTGGTGCTGCGAAACTGGCCTTGCGCTTGTCATCCATTCTGGGGAGGGAGGCTGTTGAGCATCTTTCCACAGCACTTTGCCCAAGGGATCGGGCCTCGACTCTTGGCAGGGTGCGAGAGCGACTTGATGCCGGTGATGAGAATTGGACATTGGTCGCAACGTCGTGCGTGGAGGCTGGTGTGGATATTTCATTCCGTAACGGCTTTCGGGAACGATTCGGTCTTTGCAACCTTCTCCAGCTCGGAGGTCGAGTTTGTCGTGAAGCCAGGGCGGTAGGTATCGTTTATGACTTTGTCCTTAAGGCAGAGGAAGTCTTTCCTCATCCTGGTGCCCAGAAACCAGCCTTGGCTCTGAAGACTCTTGTTGCGCAAGGAAAGGTCGGCCCAGCGTATTGTAAAGAGGCTCTCGACATGGAGATCAAACTTAGTGGTGAAAGGGAGGAATGCTCACGAGGTTACGCAATTGCTGGATTGGATTTCAACGGTGAGTTCAAGGAAGTGCAGCGGCGGTTTCGTATCATTGATTCGGATACCAGGATGGTGGTGATCGATCGTCCCACGGTCGAGTCATTGCAGCAGGGCCGTCATGTTTCAAAGTCCACGCTTCAGGATGTCTCGGTTCAGATTTGGTCGAATCAAATTGAAAAGCTCCCTGTTCAGGACGTTGATGGGTATCCGGATCTGTATGTTTGGAACGGAGCTTACGATGAATTCCTTGGCTACCTTGCCGAGTGA
- a CDS encoding cytochrome ubiquinol oxidase subunit I, translating to MQYPFWELTTFGGGFFIALIAVIHVFLAHFAVGGGLFLPLFEGMARKRGSAPLLAYVRSHTKFFLLVTMVLGGMTGVGIWFTISVLAPQATSTLIHTFVFGWAAEWVCFLAEIVALLIYHYRFEQMSPRNHLIVGWLYFIFAWLSLFLINGIIGFMLTPGQWLETGSFWDGFFNPSFWPSLFFRTFAAATIAGLFGFVTAHRVQDAEARETIYRTCAWWTTIPLLLALACGWWYTSVIPPEALHRLALRASRITRFYSLVPLFAAAVFVLGAVMLVRLPRNLRISVSVALLLLGFGFLGSFEFLREAARKPYLIHGYMYSNQIRPMDMQQYTEAGMLGSSKWVSGKELTEDDMERLGGELFQLQCASCHSVGGPMNDILPLTEKYPVTGMDAKLSGMGTISPMMPLFAGTGQERMALARYIVNTLHGGRPGNIAFAGKDLPLEIPPFDKNKDQYVLLAWNNLGMHCISDSYSEWVLLPPANDIYAQLVKRGDKPQVITKGVTLTYSVEPGFENPAALCSFWDHAQSLFGARPQENVGLCGNGLTGKLKPHEELNCFEAALIPVKPYPASGGFNPYPVFTVRAEDAETGELLAETKTVAPTSTEMGCKNCHGGPWLVDNLAGISQATGRDVLKSHDRLSNTELVASAQSGNPRLCQSCHPDPVLGAEGNPELLNLPAAIHGFHANFLTDRGSEACAFCHPNRPDGPTKCLRGLHAQADIGCVRCHGYLEDHALSLLKHEDGKGKQGAKRLMAHLKARTVESADQVMPRLPWMNEPDCRTCHTDPGTRPDKKTANAFNTWTHDGHALYRNSLDANGNMMCIACHNSPHANYPALNKYGANRDNIAPLQYQGNTRSVGADNNCGVCHLKEVTGNAHHVKTAQN from the coding sequence ATGCAATATCCATTTTGGGAACTGACAACCTTCGGCGGCGGATTCTTCATCGCCCTCATAGCGGTCATCCATGTGTTCCTGGCCCACTTCGCGGTGGGCGGCGGCCTGTTCCTGCCCCTGTTCGAGGGCATGGCCCGCAAGCGCGGCTCCGCGCCCCTGCTGGCCTACGTGCGCAGCCACACCAAGTTCTTCCTGCTGGTGACCATGGTGCTGGGCGGCATGACCGGGGTGGGCATCTGGTTCACCATCTCGGTGCTGGCCCCGCAGGCCACCTCCACGCTCATCCACACCTTCGTGTTCGGCTGGGCCGCGGAATGGGTCTGTTTCCTGGCCGAAATCGTGGCCCTGCTCATCTACCACTACCGGTTCGAGCAAATGAGCCCCCGCAACCACCTCATCGTGGGCTGGCTCTACTTCATCTTCGCCTGGCTCTCGCTCTTCCTCATCAACGGCATCATCGGCTTCATGCTCACCCCCGGACAATGGCTTGAAACGGGCAGCTTCTGGGACGGATTCTTCAACCCGTCCTTCTGGCCGTCCCTGTTCTTCCGCACCTTTGCGGCGGCAACCATCGCCGGGCTGTTCGGCTTTGTCACCGCCCACAGGGTCCAGGACGCCGAGGCGCGGGAAACCATCTACCGCACCTGCGCCTGGTGGACCACGATCCCGCTCCTCCTGGCCCTGGCCTGCGGCTGGTGGTACACCAGCGTGATCCCGCCCGAGGCCCTGCACCGGCTGGCCCTGCGCGCCTCGCGCATCACCCGGTTCTACAGCCTGGTGCCGCTCTTCGCCGCCGCCGTGTTCGTCCTCGGCGCGGTCATGCTGGTGCGGCTGCCCAGAAACCTGCGCATCTCCGTTTCCGTGGCGCTCCTGCTCCTGGGGTTCGGCTTCCTGGGATCCTTCGAATTCCTGCGCGAGGCGGCCCGCAAGCCCTATCTCATCCACGGATACATGTATTCCAACCAGATCCGGCCCATGGACATGCAACAGTACACCGAGGCGGGCATGCTGGGCTCGTCCAAGTGGGTCAGCGGCAAGGAGCTTACCGAGGACGACATGGAACGCCTCGGCGGCGAACTGTTCCAGCTGCAATGCGCCTCCTGTCATTCCGTGGGCGGCCCCATGAACGACATCCTGCCCCTGACCGAAAAATATCCGGTGACGGGCATGGACGCCAAGCTTTCGGGCATGGGCACGATTTCACCCATGATGCCCCTGTTCGCGGGCACCGGTCAGGAACGCATGGCCCTGGCCCGATACATCGTGAACACCCTGCACGGCGGCAGGCCCGGCAACATCGCCTTTGCGGGCAAGGATCTGCCCCTGGAGATCCCGCCCTTTGACAAGAACAAGGACCAGTACGTGCTCCTGGCCTGGAACAACCTGGGCATGCACTGCATCTCGGACAGCTATTCCGAATGGGTGCTGCTGCCCCCGGCCAACGACATCTACGCCCAGCTGGTGAAGCGCGGCGACAAGCCGCAGGTTATCACCAAGGGCGTCACCCTGACCTATTCCGTGGAGCCCGGATTCGAGAATCCGGCCGCGCTGTGCTCGTTCTGGGATCACGCCCAGAGCCTGTTCGGGGCCCGGCCCCAGGAAAACGTTGGCCTGTGCGGCAACGGCCTGACCGGCAAGCTCAAGCCCCACGAGGAGCTCAACTGTTTCGAAGCCGCCCTCATCCCCGTGAAGCCCTACCCGGCCAGCGGCGGATTCAATCCCTACCCCGTATTCACGGTGCGGGCAGAGGACGCGGAAACCGGCGAGCTGCTGGCCGAGACAAAGACGGTCGCGCCCACCTCCACGGAAATGGGCTGCAAGAACTGCCACGGCGGCCCGTGGCTGGTGGACAACCTGGCGGGAATCTCCCAGGCCACCGGCCGGGACGTGCTCAAGTCCCACGACCGGCTGAGCAACACCGAACTGGTCGCCTCGGCCCAGTCCGGCAATCCCAGGCTCTGCCAGTCCTGCCACCCGGACCCGGTGCTGGGCGCAGAGGGCAACCCCGAGCTACTCAACCTGCCCGCGGCCATCCACGGCTTCCACGCCAACTTCCTCACTGACAGGGGTTCGGAGGCCTGCGCCTTCTGCCACCCCAACCGTCCGGACGGCCCCACCAAGTGCCTGCGCGGGCTGCACGCCCAGGCCGACATCGGCTGCGTACGCTGCCACGGCTATCTGGAAGACCATGCCCTTTCCCTGCTCAAGCATGAGGACGGCAAGGGCAAGCAGGGAGCCAAGCGGCTCATGGCGCATCTCAAGGCCAGGACCGTGGAAAGCGCGGACCAGGTCATGCCGCGCCTGCCGTGGATGAACGAGCCGGACTGCCGCACCTGCCACACCGATCCGGGAACCAGGCCGGACAAAAAAACGGCCAACGCCTTCAACACCTGGACCCACGACGGCCACGCCCTATACCGCAACAGCCTGGACGCCAACGGAAACATGATGTGCATCGCCTGCCACAACAGCCCGCACGCCAACTACCCGGCCCTGAACAAGTACGGCGCGAACCGCGACAACATCGCCCCGCTCCAGTACCAGGGCAACACCCGGTCCGTGGGCGCGGACAACAACTGCGGCGTTTGCCACCTCAAGGAAGTGACGGGCAACGCCCACCACGTGAAGACAGCCCAAAACTAG
- the glk gene encoding glucokinase — protein MILAGDIGGTKTRLGIFSADRGPDDPVVRQTYPSQEFAGLEDIVRAFLKKHGLSAERASFGVAGPIKQNRAQITNLPWIIDGDRLQRETGIGRVALLNDLEAMAHAVPHLDESMLVTINQGVPVPECTKALVAPGTGLGEVFLTWDGHGRYRPNSSEGGHTEFGPRTELQMELLAYLLEKYDHVSYERVCAGVGIPNLYAFLRDTGKHPEPEALARDLAEAEDQTPVIVRAGLERPEENPICVAVLELFTEILGAEAGNLALKVSCYGGMYIGGGIPPRMPEYIRSPRFLEAFRAKGRLSPMVADMPIHLVTHRDTALMGAACHALGL, from the coding sequence ATGATACTTGCAGGAGACATCGGCGGAACCAAGACCCGCCTGGGAATCTTCTCCGCGGACCGAGGTCCGGACGATCCCGTCGTGCGCCAGACCTACCCCAGCCAGGAATTCGCCGGGCTCGAAGACATCGTGCGCGCCTTCCTGAAGAAGCACGGACTCTCGGCGGAGCGCGCCAGCTTCGGCGTGGCCGGACCCATCAAGCAGAACCGAGCGCAGATCACCAATCTGCCCTGGATCATCGACGGGGACCGGCTGCAGCGGGAAACCGGCATCGGCCGGGTCGCCCTGCTCAACGACCTGGAAGCCATGGCCCACGCCGTGCCGCACCTGGACGAATCCATGCTGGTGACCATCAACCAGGGCGTTCCGGTGCCGGAATGCACCAAGGCGCTGGTGGCCCCCGGCACGGGGCTGGGCGAAGTGTTCCTGACCTGGGACGGGCACGGCCGATACCGGCCCAACAGCTCCGAGGGCGGGCACACGGAATTCGGCCCGCGCACCGAACTGCAGATGGAGCTGCTGGCCTACCTGCTGGAAAAATACGACCATGTCAGCTACGAACGCGTCTGCGCCGGGGTGGGCATTCCCAATCTCTACGCCTTCCTGCGCGACACCGGCAAACATCCCGAACCCGAGGCCCTGGCACGGGACCTGGCCGAGGCTGAGGACCAGACCCCGGTCATCGTCCGGGCCGGGCTCGAACGCCCCGAGGAAAATCCCATCTGCGTGGCCGTGCTGGAGCTGTTCACGGAAATCCTGGGCGCGGAAGCGGGCAACCTGGCCCTCAAGGTCTCCTGCTACGGCGGCATGTACATCGGCGGCGGCATCCCCCCGCGCATGCCCGAATACATCAGAAGCCCCCGGTTCCTGGAGGCATTCCGGGCCAAGGGGCGGCTCAGCCCCATGGTGGCGGACATGCCCATCCATCTGGTGACCCACAGGGACACGGCCCTCATGGGCGCGGCCTGCCATGCCCTCGGACTTTGA
- a CDS encoding class I SAM-dependent methyltransferase encodes MSRQSLQTIFDITPPQDNFWDGAYKIPWNEPGFSARMLEIHLSQETDLASRKLETIKKQAKWLKDNALRDEVSRILDLGCGPGLYADHFARDRHIYRGIDFSPASIAHARKQTGFPALCEFSEGDVTTTDFGEGYDLAMMIYGELNVFSPDQCRDILARAHAALNTGGTLALELHTVDAVKAAGTAPASWHKADSGLFSPRPYICLQENHWNGEHAVAVQYFHVLDAANGSAATMRSTTKAWSDDELEALLSAAGFRDMRFREDWPKAGEHFRLLTAIK; translated from the coding sequence ATGAGCAGACAATCACTGCAAACCATATTCGACATAACGCCCCCGCAGGACAATTTCTGGGACGGCGCGTACAAAATTCCCTGGAACGAACCGGGGTTCAGCGCCCGCATGCTGGAGATTCACCTTTCGCAGGAAACCGACCTGGCCAGCCGCAAGCTGGAGACCATAAAAAAGCAGGCCAAATGGCTCAAGGACAACGCCCTGCGGGACGAGGTCTCACGCATCCTGGACCTGGGCTGCGGCCCGGGCCTGTATGCCGACCATTTTGCCCGGGACAGGCACATCTACCGGGGCATCGATTTCTCCCCCGCCTCCATTGCCCATGCGCGAAAGCAAACCGGCTTCCCGGCCCTGTGCGAATTCTCCGAGGGAGACGTTACGACCACGGATTTCGGGGAGGGATACGACCTGGCCATGATGATTTACGGCGAGCTGAACGTGTTCTCGCCGGACCAGTGCAGGGATATCCTGGCCCGTGCGCATGCCGCCCTGAATACCGGCGGGACACTGGCCCTGGAACTGCATACGGTGGATGCGGTCAAAGCGGCCGGGACCGCGCCCGCATCCTGGCACAAGGCCGACTCCGGCCTGTTCTCGCCCCGGCCCTACATCTGTCTGCAGGAAAACCACTGGAACGGGGAACACGCGGTTGCCGTGCAGTACTTCCACGTGCTGGACGCGGCCAACGGTTCAGCCGCCACCATGCGCAGCACCACCAAGGCCTGGAGCGACGACGAGCTGGAAGCCCTGCTCTCGGCCGCCGGGTTCAGGGACATGCGATTCCGCGAGGACTGGCCCAAGGCCGGCGAGCACTTCCGGCTGCTGACAGCGATAAAATAA
- a CDS encoding helix-turn-helix domain-containing protein has translation MLAFKPQKHLASHVDTLWVTNGPLETRATFEYYPVPTSDVLIILDERTCEIFHCSAATTRGTVTASAGKAYFALRLRPGMGADLFGTWETRRTDATTSLDRLFGIPSDSLGQMLLEAATPRRQADLLFSTLQNQRPGSAGLAHGQLAGRIIETTGGGIPVANVARELGISPRQMERQVRLFTGLTPKGLARSVRLQHCFERLHHGGFANLASLAQDLGYMDQPHFIRDFKSMTGKTPGQYLAGTRMAAHVTDVAVPAPDRPLFQF, from the coding sequence GTGCTTGCGTTCAAACCCCAAAAACATCTCGCCTCCCACGTGGACACCCTGTGGGTCACCAACGGGCCGCTCGAAACGCGGGCCACGTTCGAGTATTACCCGGTGCCCACCTCGGACGTGCTCATCATCCTGGACGAACGCACCTGCGAAATCTTTCATTGCAGCGCAGCCACCACCCGGGGCACGGTGACGGCCTCGGCAGGCAAGGCCTATTTCGCCCTGCGCCTGCGCCCGGGCATGGGTGCGGACCTGTTCGGCACCTGGGAGACCCGGCGGACCGACGCCACCACCAGCCTGGACCGGCTCTTCGGAATCCCCTCGGACAGCCTCGGCCAGATGTTGCTGGAGGCGGCCACCCCGCGCAGACAGGCCGATCTCCTGTTTTCGACGCTGCAGAATCAGCGTCCCGGTTCCGCAGGTCTCGCGCACGGCCAGCTCGCCGGACGGATCATCGAGACCACGGGGGGAGGTATTCCGGTCGCGAACGTGGCCCGGGAGCTGGGCATCAGCCCCCGCCAGATGGAGCGCCAGGTGCGGCTGTTCACTGGCCTGACGCCCAAGGGACTGGCCCGCTCCGTGCGGCTGCAACACTGTTTCGAGCGGCTGCACCACGGCGGGTTCGCCAACCTTGCGTCCCTGGCCCAGGACCTCGGCTACATGGACCAGCCCCACTTCATCCGCGACTTCAAATCCATGACCGGCAAGACGCCGGGCCAGTATCTTGCGGGAACGCGCATGGCCGCCCATGTCACCGACGTGGCGGTGCCTGCTCCGGACCGCCCCCTGTTCCAGTTCTGA